Proteins from one Tsuneonella aeria genomic window:
- the rnpA gene encoding ribonuclease P protein component, whose product MSVETIRKRADFLAANRGLRVARPGFVLLAHPNGGRGKRFGVTVTKKIGNAVVRNRMKRRFRELLRTQLPDAGLADHDHVLIGRDGGVERDFGKLSEELAAALARAAAGKGDPPRRRKRA is encoded by the coding sequence ATGAGCGTTGAGACCATCCGCAAGCGGGCCGATTTTCTCGCGGCGAATCGCGGCCTGCGGGTCGCACGGCCGGGGTTCGTGTTGCTCGCGCATCCCAACGGCGGCCGCGGCAAGCGTTTCGGGGTCACTGTCACCAAGAAGATCGGCAACGCGGTGGTCCGCAATCGAATGAAGCGCCGCTTTCGCGAACTCTTGCGCACCCAGTTGCCGGATGCCGGCCTTGCCGATCACGATCACGTGCTGATTGGCCGCGATGGCGGGGTGGAGCGCGATTTCGGCAAACTTTCCGAAGAGCTCGCTGCCGCGCTGGCGCGTGCCGCGGCGGGGAAGGGCGATCCTCCGCGCCGCCGGAAGCGGGCATGA
- the rpmH gene encoding 50S ribosomal protein L34 — protein MKRTFQPSNLVRARRHGFFARKATPGGRKVLRARRARGRKKLCA, from the coding sequence ATGAAGCGGACGTTCCAGCCCAGCAATCTCGTGCGCGCCCGTCGCCACGGCTTCTTCGCCCGCAAGGCGACTCCCGGCGGCCGCAAGGTCCTGCGGGCACGCCGCGCTCGCGGTCGCAAGAAGCTCTGCGCCTGA